The Agrococcus sp. SGAir0287 DNA window GGCCGTGCAGCACGAGCGCAGGCAGCGTCGCATCCTCGCCCTCGAGCTCCGCGACGACGCTGTGGCGTCCCGGCGCGGCCTCGAACGTGCGGCTCGCGATGCCGAGGTCCGCGAGGAACGCGGCGACGTAGGCAGCGGCGTCCGCCTCGCCGTTCGAGCGGCCCTCGCCGAAGTTCTGCGTGTCGAAGCGGATGAGGTCGCGAGCGATGGCAGCGGTCTCGGAGAGCTGGTCGGTCACCGTCCAAGGCTAGTCGCGACGGACGACGTCGATCGTCACGCGCGATCACGGTGCGCGGCCGGTCGCGCGAGCGCCGGGATGGTCGGAGGGTGCCTCGGATGCGTGCTAGTGTCGTCGTCGGTCCTGCAAGGGATCCGACACCTTGCGCGGGTGGCGGAATTGGCAGACGCGCTAGCTTGAGGTGCTAGTGCCCGTATTAGGGCGTGGGGGTTCAAGTCCCCCCTCGCGCACGAGAAGGCCCGGAGCCCATGGCTCCGGGCCTCTTCCGTGCTCGGAGGTGCGGCGCTCGGCCCTCCGCGCACGGGAGGCAGCGGCTATCGTGCCGCGCATGGCACTCAACTCCGACGCACGACAGGCGCTGCTCGCCCAGCCGCTCACGCCGATCCTCGCGATCGATCGCCCGGGACATCCTCCGATCGCCGTGCCCGTCTGGCACGCGTACGAGCCGGGCGGCGACGCGTGGATCATGGTGGGCGCCGAGTCCGAGAAGGCGCGGCTGCTGCGCGCGGCCGGCGGCGCGACGCTCGTCGTGCAGGAGGTCGCGCCGCGCACGCGGTACGCCGCCGCCTCGTGCGAGGTCGTCGACGAGCATCCCGCGACCGACGACGAGCGGCGCACGCTCGCCGAGCGGTACCTGCCGCCCGAGGAGGTGCAGCAGTACCTCGACGTCGCCGCGTCCTTCGGGCCCGAGGTCGTCGTCGTCCTGCGTCCCGTGGCTTGGCGGGCCGCCGACCTCACGATGTGAGCGGCCCGGAGCACGCGCGCACGGGCGACTGGGCTGCGGCACAGCCGCGACGCCTAGCGTGGTGCGCATGAGCGTCTTCGACTCGATCCGCGCCACCGGCTTCCGCCGCGGCCCGCAGCGCATCCTCGGCGGCATCGCCGGGGGCATCGCGCGCAGCCTCGGCTGGAACGTCTGGCTCGTGCGTCTCCTCGTGCTGCTGTCGTTCCTGCTGCCCGTGCTCGGCTGGGTCGCGTATGCCATCGCGTGGGCGCTCACGCCCTGGCAGGACGGGTCGATCCCCGTCGCGCGCTGGCTCGGGCGCCGCTGACGGACCCCGGCTGACGCGAGAGCCGCCTAGGAGCCGGTGTCCTCGCGCTTGCGCTCGCGGCGGAGCATCGACGCCGGCGTCACCGCGAGCTGCCCGAAGCGGTCGTGCACGGCGTCCATCGCCCGCTCGGCGCTGCCCCAGTCCTCGCTGTCGTCCCACAGCAGCCCCGCGTCGGAGGGATCCGACAGCTGCGACATCTGCACGCCGAGCAGGCGCACGGGGGTCGGGTCGTCGAGCTCGTCGAGCAGCGTCCACGCCGTCTCGACGATGACGCGCGTCACGTCGGTCGGATCCGGCAGCGTGCGGGAG harbors:
- a CDS encoding PspC domain-containing protein, with the translated sequence MSVFDSIRATGFRRGPQRILGGIAGGIARSLGWNVWLVRLLVLLSFLLPVLGWVAYAIAWALTPWQDGSIPVARWLGRR
- a CDS encoding pyridoxamine 5'-phosphate oxidase family protein; this translates as MALNSDARQALLAQPLTPILAIDRPGHPPIAVPVWHAYEPGGDAWIMVGAESEKARLLRAAGGATLVVQEVAPRTRYAAASCEVVDEHPATDDERRTLAERYLPPEEVQQYLDVAASFGPEVVVVLRPVAWRAADLTM